The following are encoded in a window of Chionomys nivalis chromosome X, mChiNiv1.1, whole genome shotgun sequence genomic DNA:
- the Nr0b1 gene encoding nuclear receptor subfamily 0 group B member 1 has protein sequence MAGEDHPWQGSILYNLLMSAKQKQAAPEEPKVRLGAQCWGCACGSQSVVGEEGLPGGQAMPLLYRCCFCGENHPRQGSILYSMLTSAKQSNAVTEEPRARFGAPCWGCACGSAEPLVGREGPPAGRAPSLLYRCCFCGEEHPRQGSILYSLLTSAKQTHVAPEAPEARRGGEWWQLSYCTQSVHGPEGLQSAQAMAVLYRSYVCGEEQPQQSSVASSTPGSADQMPAAPGEQPRAPLWDASSGVQRPLALKNPQVVCEAASAGLLKTLRFVKYLPCFQILPLDQQLVLVRSCWAPLLMLELAQDHLHFEIMEISEPSVLQKMLTTRQQEAEGAEPADTLTTEQPSAEAVHLPSAAAVQAIKSFFIKCWSLNIDTKEYAYLKGTVLFNPDLPGLQCVKYIQGLQWRTQQILTEHIRMMQREYQIRSAELNSALFLLRFISTDAITELFFRPIIGAVSMDDMMLEMLCAQL, from the exons ATGGCGGGTGAGGACCACCCGTGGCAGGGCAGCATCCTCTACAATCTACTGATGAGTgcaaagcagaagcaggcagctccGGAAGAGCCCAAGGTGCGCTTGGGGGCTCAGTGCTGGGGTTGTGCCTGCGGCTCTCAGTCCGTCGTGGGTGAGGAGGGACTGCCCGGCGGGCAAGCCATGCCCCTCCTGTACCGCTGCTGCTTTTGCGGGGAGAACCACCCGCGCCAGGGCAGCATCCTCTACTCTATGCTCACCAGCGCCAAGCAGTCAAATGCAGTGACCGAGGAGCCCAGAGCGCGATTCGGAGCTCCGTGCTGGGGTTGCGCCTGCGGCAGCGCCGAGCCCCTGGTGGGCAGAGAGGGGCCGCCGGCTGGCCGGGCCCCCTCGCTCCTGTATCGCTGTTGCTTCTGCGGAGAGGAGCACCCAAGACAGGGCAGCATCTTGTACAGCTTGCTCACTAGCGCCAAGCAGACGCACGTGGCTCCGGAAGCTCCCGAGGCACGTCGCGGAGGCGAGTGGTGGCAGCTGTCCTACTGTACGCAGAGTGTGCATGGCCCTGAGGGGCTACAGAGTGCACAGGCCATGGCGGTCCTGTACCGCAGCTACGTGTGCGgtgaagagcagccccagcagagcagCGTTGCCTCTAGCACACCCGGGAGCGCGGATCAAATGCCCGCCGCTCCGGGAGAGCAGCCTAGGGCCCCCTTGTGGGAtgcctcttctggcgtgcagcgTCCGTTGGCACTCAAAAATCCACAGGTGGTGTGCGAGGCAGCATCAGCTGGCCTGTTGAAGACGCTGCGCTTCGTCAAGTACCTGCCCTGCTTCCAGATCTTGCCCCTGGATCAGCAGCTGGTGCTGGTACGGAGCTGTTGGGCTCCCCTGCTCATGCTTGAGTTGGCCCAAGATCACCTGCACTTCGAGATAATGGAGATCTCTGAGCCCAGCGTGCTGCAGAAGATGCTCACTACCAGGCAGCAGGAGGCCGAGGGCGCGGAGCCTGCAGATACCCTGACCACAGAGCAGCCATCCGCGGAGGCTGTGCACCTGCCCTCAGCTGCTGCAGTCCAAGCCATAAAGAGCTTCTTTATCAAGTGCTGGAGTCTGAACATCGATACCAAGGAGTATGCCTATCTGAAGGGGACCGTACTCTTTAACCCAG ATCTGCCTGGCCTGCAGTGTGTGAAATACATCCAGGGCCTTCAGTGGAGAACCCAGCAGATCCTCACCGAGCACATCAGGATGATGCAGAGAGAATACCAGATCAGATCAGCTGAACTGAATAGCGCCCTTTTCCTGCTGAGATTCATCAGTACTGACGCCATCACTGAACTCTTTTTCAGACCCATCATTGGCGCAGTCAGCATGGATGACATGATGCTGGAAATGCTCTGCGCACAGCTGTGA